A single region of the Marmota flaviventris isolate mMarFla1 chromosome 10, mMarFla1.hap1, whole genome shotgun sequence genome encodes:
- the Polr3gl gene encoding DNA-directed RNA polymerase III subunit RPC7-like isoform X1 has product MASRGGGRGRGRGQLTFNMEAVGIGKGDALPPPTLQPSPLFPPLEFRPVPLPSGEEGEYVLALKQELRGAMRQLPYFIRPAVPKRDVERYSDKYQMSGPIDSAIDWNPAVIHYSLMTPGRVLLTLTFSSFPDWRRLPRELKIRVRKLQKERTTILLPKRPPKTTEDKEETIQKLETLEKKEEEVTSEEDEEKEEEEEKEEEEEEEYDEEEHEEETDYIMSYFDNGEDFGGDSDDNMDEAIY; this is encoded by the exons ATGGCCAGCCGGGGTGGGGGCCGGGGTCGTGGCCGGGGCCAGTTGACCTTCAACATGGAGGCCGTGGGCATTGGGAAGGGGGATGCTTTGCCCCCACCCACCCTACAGCCTTCTCCACTCTTCCCT CCCTTGGAGTTCCGCCCAGTACCTCTGCCttcaggagaggaaggggaatatGTCCTGGCACTGAAGCAGGAGCTACGAGGGGCCATGAGGCAGCTCCCCTACTTCATCCGGCCAGCTGTTCCCAAGAGAG ATGTGGAACGTTATTCAGACAAATATCAGATGTCAGGACCAATTGACAGTGCCATTGATTGGAACCCTG CAGTcattcattattcattgatgACTCCAGGCAGGGTCCTGTTGACACTCACATTTTCATCATTCCCAGATTGGCGGCGTCTACCCCGAGAGCTAAAGATTCGAGTGCGGAAACTACAGAAGGAGA GGACCACCATTCTGCTCCCCAAGAGGCCCCCTAAGACCacagaagataaagaagaaacaatACAGAAATTAGAG ACCttggaaaaaaaggaggaagaagtgaCTTCAGAGGAAgatgaggagaaagaagaagaagaagaaaaggaagaggaagaagaagaggagtaCGATGAAGAAGAGCATGAAGAG GAAACTGACTATATCATGTCATATTTTGACAATGGAGAGGACTTTGGGGGTGATAGTGATGACAATATGGATGAGGCTATATACTGA
- the Ankrd34a gene encoding ankyrin repeat domain-containing protein 34A — protein sequence MLHTEGHALLRAVGQGKLRLARLLLEGGAYVNEGDAQGETALMAACRARYDDPQNKARMVRYLLEQGADPNIADRLGRTALMHACAGGGGAAVASLLLAHGADPSVRDHAGASALVHALDRGDRETLATLLDACKAKGTEVIIITTDTSPSGTKKTRQYLNSPPSPGVEDPAPAPPSPGVCTSPSEIQLQTAGGRGLLSPRAQEEEEKRDVFEFPLPKPPDDPSPSEPLPKPPRHPPKPLKRLNSEPWGLVAPPQPVPPAEGRPGIERLTAEFNGLTLTGRPRLSRRHSTEGPEDPPPWAEKVTGGGPLSRRNTAPEAQESGPPSGLRQKLSRMEPVELDTPGHLCPDSPESSRLSLERRRYSASPLTLPPAGSVPSPRQSQESLPGAVSPLSGRRRSPGLLERRGSGTLLLDHISQTRPGFLPPLNVSPHPPIPDIRPQPGGRAPSLPAPPHPGVPGSPRTKRKLVRRHSMQTEQIRLLGGFQSLGGPGESGR from the coding sequence ATGCTGCACACCGAAGGACACGCTCTTCTTCGGGCCGTGGGTCAGGGTAAGCTACGCTTGGCCCGTTTGCTTCTGGAGGGAGGAGCATACGTGAATGAGGGTGATGCCCAGGGGGAGACTGCGCTAATGGCGGCCTGTCGGGCCCGCTACGACGACCCCCAGAATAAGGCGCGCATGGTACGCTACCTCCTGGAGCAAGGCGCAGACCCCAACATCGCAGACCGCCTAGGGCGCACGGCGCTCATGCACGCTTGCGCCGGGGGTGGGGGTGCCGCAGTGGCCTCGTTGCTCCTTGCCCACGGCGCAGATCCCTCAGTCCGAGATCACGCAGGCGCCTCGGCGCTTGTCCATGCCCTGGACCGCGGAGACCGCGAGACCCTTGCCACACTCCTGGACGCCTGCAAGGCCAAGGGCACGGAGGTCATCATTATAACCACGGATACCTCGCCCTCGGGCACCAAGAAGACCCGGCAGTATCTCAATTCCCCACCGTCCCCCGGGGTGGAGGACCCTGCTCCCGCTCCTCCTAGCCCGGGGGTCTGCACGTCGCCTTCGGAAATCCAATTGCAAACTGCAGGAGGACGAGGGTTATTATCCCCTCGCgcccaggaagaagaggagaagcgGGACGTATTTGAATTCCCTCTTCCTAAGCCCCCTGATGACCCCTCCCCTTCTGAGCCGCTCCCCAAACCGCCTCGACATCCCCCTAAACCACTCAAAAGGCTTAACTCCGAGCCCTGGGGCCTAGTGGCTCCGCCTCAACCTGTCCCTCCTGCCGAAGGAAGACCCGGGATCGAGCGCCTGACCGCGGAATTCAATGGTCTGACTCTGACGGGTCGACCTCGTCTTTCCCGACGTCACAGCACGGAAGGCCCAGAGGATCCTCCCCCTTGGGCGGAAAAAGTGACTGGCGGAGGTCCTCTCTCTCGCCGAAACACGGCGCCCGAGGCTCAAGAGTCTGGTCCCCCTTCAGGGCTACGCCAAAAACTGAGCCGCATGGAGCCGGTGGAGCTCGACACCCCCGGACATCTTTGCCCTGATTCGCCTGAGTCCAGTCGACTGTCCCTCGAACGCCGCCGATACAGCGCCTCCCCGCTGACCCTCCCTCCAGCGGGCTCGGTTCCCTCCCCGCGTCAGTCCCAGGAAAGTCTGCCCGGGGCTGTATCTCCGTTGAGCGGGCGGAGGCGGAGTCCCGGGCTGCTGGAAAGGAGGGGCTCAGGGACGCTGCTCCTGGACCACATCTCCCAAACGCGGCCGGGTTTCCTGCCCCCACTCAACGTCAGTCCCCACCCCCCCATCCCCGACATTCGCCCCCAACCCGGAGGTCGGGCGCCTTCActgcctgcccctccccaccccgggGTGCCCGGCTCTCCCAGGACCAAGCGCAAGTTGGTGAGACGCCACTCCATGCAGACTGAGCAGATCCGCTTGCTAGGGGGCTTCCAAAGCCTAGGCGGGCCAGGGGAATCAGGGCGTTGA
- the Polr3gl gene encoding DNA-directed RNA polymerase III subunit RPC7-like isoform X2, giving the protein MASRGGGRGRGRGQLTFNMEAVGIGKGDALPPPTLQPSPLFPPLEFRPVPLPSGEEGEYVLALKQELRGAMRQLPYFIRPAVPKRDVERYSDKYQMSGPIDSAIDWNPDWRRLPRELKIRVRKLQKERTTILLPKRPPKTTEDKEETIQKLETLEKKEEEVTSEEDEEKEEEEEKEEEEEEEYDEEEHEEETDYIMSYFDNGEDFGGDSDDNMDEAIY; this is encoded by the exons ATGGCCAGCCGGGGTGGGGGCCGGGGTCGTGGCCGGGGCCAGTTGACCTTCAACATGGAGGCCGTGGGCATTGGGAAGGGGGATGCTTTGCCCCCACCCACCCTACAGCCTTCTCCACTCTTCCCT CCCTTGGAGTTCCGCCCAGTACCTCTGCCttcaggagaggaaggggaatatGTCCTGGCACTGAAGCAGGAGCTACGAGGGGCCATGAGGCAGCTCCCCTACTTCATCCGGCCAGCTGTTCCCAAGAGAG ATGTGGAACGTTATTCAGACAAATATCAGATGTCAGGACCAATTGACAGTGCCATTGATTGGAACCCTG ATTGGCGGCGTCTACCCCGAGAGCTAAAGATTCGAGTGCGGAAACTACAGAAGGAGA GGACCACCATTCTGCTCCCCAAGAGGCCCCCTAAGACCacagaagataaagaagaaacaatACAGAAATTAGAG ACCttggaaaaaaaggaggaagaagtgaCTTCAGAGGAAgatgaggagaaagaagaagaagaagaaaaggaagaggaagaagaagaggagtaCGATGAAGAAGAGCATGAAGAG GAAACTGACTATATCATGTCATATTTTGACAATGGAGAGGACTTTGGGGGTGATAGTGATGACAATATGGATGAGGCTATATACTGA